Proteins encoded within one genomic window of bacterium:
- a CDS encoding universal stress protein — protein sequence MESFRNILFVAGLDHGPVPRRALERALSLARANRAKLTFIDVVHEPELFREILPPGILARVRGDRCRLLTRLAAVAQERGVETETEPAAGKPFLEITRKVQRSEHDLVITTGGSSLGEGAIDRTTMQLMRRCPCATWVLRAHAANRFTRVLAAIDPDPADPEKDSLNRRIVELATSMAKLERGVLHVVHVWQLPRIPPGSSGEVWKRWEATARSEINRRLSEFLAEYDLGPDPRVHLVAGRPAVAISELASEERIDLLVMGTFCRTGVRRFFIGNTAEGVLERVDCSLLTVKPDGFVSPIRLPGFQMSDRAPADPEAR from the coding sequence GTGGAGAGTTTCCGCAACATCCTCTTCGTCGCCGGCCTGGACCATGGGCCGGTCCCGAGGCGAGCCCTCGAGCGGGCACTCAGCCTCGCTAGAGCAAACAGGGCGAAACTGACGTTCATCGATGTCGTGCACGAACCGGAGCTGTTTCGGGAGATTCTCCCTCCTGGGATTCTCGCCCGGGTCCGCGGTGACCGGTGCCGATTGCTGACTCGTCTGGCGGCGGTAGCCCAAGAGCGGGGCGTCGAAACCGAGACGGAGCCCGCGGCCGGCAAGCCCTTCCTAGAGATCACTCGGAAGGTCCAACGTTCCGAGCACGATCTCGTGATTACCACAGGAGGCAGCAGCCTAGGCGAAGGGGCCATTGACAGAACGACCATGCAGCTCATGCGCAGGTGCCCTTGTGCGACCTGGGTCCTCCGAGCGCATGCGGCGAACCGCTTCACCCGGGTTCTGGCCGCCATCGACCCGGATCCGGCCGATCCGGAGAAGGACTCGCTCAACCGAAGGATCGTGGAGCTTGCGACCTCCATGGCGAAGCTAGAGAGAGGCGTGTTGCACGTGGTCCACGTGTGGCAACTTCCTAGAATACCGCCGGGGTCGTCCGGGGAGGTCTGGAAGAGGTGGGAAGCGACCGCGCGCAGCGAGATCAATCGGCGACTCTCTGAGTTCCTCGCGGAGTACGATCTCGGCCCGGACCCAAGAGTTCATCTTGTTGCGGGAAGACCCGCCGTTGCGATATCAGAGCTGGCCAGCGAGGAGCGGATCGATCTGCTCGTCATGGGTACGTTTTGCCGCACCGGTGTCCGTCGCTTCTTCATCGGCAACACCGCGGAAGGGGTGCTGGAGAGAGTGGACTGCTCGCTCCTGACGGTCAAACCGGATGGCTTTGTCTCGCCGATCCGGCTGCCTGGGTTTCAGATGTCTGACCGCGCGCCCGCTGACCCGGAGGCACGATGA
- a CDS encoding universal stress protein, protein MKRLKSILLYANGAPGADVALRRAEALAASNEALLWVVDVLPSRDRPWSTLGGDPESRQAVVAARLRELDLLVTPACRRGVAVRVKVLIGRPFAELIREVLRNRHDLVVLNAGTEEGWPGPLFGRTDLRLLKDCPCSVWVNRQVEHGRHRRILAALDAGEDWSERQRESLRVLEHSALLAEADDSELRIAYCLGHWTSYNSPRLVTTALGHYRRRIAELLSRCDLSRVRHDVRLERAAAVDVIAAHREEVDVLVMGTVWRSGPAGVLIGDAAEDALARVDCSVLAVKPEGFRTPERFGERPGSRPSVAA, encoded by the coding sequence ATGAAACGCCTCAAGAGCATCCTTCTGTACGCGAATGGGGCGCCCGGCGCTGACGTGGCGCTACGGCGGGCCGAGGCGCTTGCCGCCTCGAATGAGGCGTTGCTCTGGGTAGTGGATGTCTTGCCGAGCCGGGATCGGCCCTGGTCAACGCTGGGGGGAGATCCCGAATCCCGACAGGCGGTCGTTGCCGCTCGCCTGCGGGAGTTGGATCTCCTGGTGACCCCGGCCTGCCGGCGGGGCGTGGCTGTCCGAGTCAAGGTGCTGATCGGCAGGCCGTTCGCCGAGCTCATCCGCGAGGTCCTGCGCAATAGACACGATCTTGTGGTGCTGAACGCCGGTACGGAGGAAGGTTGGCCGGGGCCGCTGTTCGGGAGGACCGATCTGCGCCTACTGAAGGATTGTCCGTGCTCCGTCTGGGTGAACAGGCAAGTCGAACACGGCCGACACCGGCGGATACTGGCCGCACTGGACGCGGGTGAGGATTGGAGCGAGCGACAGCGGGAGAGCCTGCGGGTACTGGAGCATTCGGCGCTATTGGCGGAAGCCGACGACAGCGAGCTTCGGATCGCCTACTGCCTGGGTCATTGGACCTCCTACAACTCACCGAGGCTCGTGACGACCGCTCTGGGCCACTACCGTCGTCGGATCGCTGAGCTTCTGTCGCGGTGCGACTTGAGCCGCGTGCGGCACGATGTGCGCCTGGAAAGGGCAGCAGCCGTGGACGTAATCGCCGCCCACCGTGAGGAGGTCGATGTGCTCGTGATGGGAACGGTCTGGAGGAGCGGGCCGGCAGGTGTGCTGATCGGCGACGCCGCCGAGGACGCTTTGGCTCGAGTCGATTGCTCCGTCCTGGCCGTCAAGCCGGAGGGGTTTAGGACGCCAGAGCGATTCGGCGAGCGGCCGGGCTCGAGGCCGAGCGTCGCTGCATAG